The DNA sequence CGCAACCTCGATCCGGTGATCCTCAAAGGACAGGATCTGCCCTCTCTGCTGGGCAAAGACATCATCGCCTTCCGTGTCTATGCCTTTGATGCCGGGGAGATCAGCTGGCATCCCGTGCCCTTCCAGGTTGACGAGGATGTCAACGGCAGCTACTATGGCATCTCCAACACCATCCTCGATCCCAAGGATGAACTGATCTTCATGGCCAGGGATTTGGGCGATCGGGCAGGGGAGAGGGTATGGAACGAAGAGGCGACGGCTGTACAAAACCCGCGCTACGAAATTGCTGTTCAGAATCCCGCCAGCGGTACCACGGGCTATCTCTATCTCTACTATTCACCCGATCTGCCCAGGAGCAGCGTCTCTTACATGAATTATACCAACGAGACGGTCTACGCTCCCACATACGAAGCCGGCCAGGATACCATCAAGGCAGGCGGGTTGCTGACCGATCTGGTGATTCCCGTCAAGGCGGGAGGTGACGGACTCGATCTCTTTGATGAGCAGCGTCTGCGGATCCAGACGACTGCCGATCACAGCGCGACCCAAGAGCTGACGCTCTATATCCGCGAACAGTGGCGCAATAAAAAATATGATCTCAAAACCGCACTCGGCGGCAAGATCGGCGAGATTGATATTGATGCCGGGCACAGCCATTTTGACCAATTGGTGGGGCCCATCCGCGTCATTCGTACCAATTACCTGAAAGTGGTCCTCTCGGGCTATGGCAAGATCTCCGGAGTCTTCGAGTTCAATTTCAATCAGACCATTTTGCTTCCGATAGGTTACAAGTTTTATCCCGATTTTTACGAAATGCCTTTCGACAGCATTGTGATCGATCTCAGTAAATCGTTGACCGGGATGGAGAAATATGGGGTTACCTTGAAAAACTCCAAGATCCTGCTCTGCTCCACCCTCAACAGTAATGGCATGGGGATGCGCTACTACACCCCACGCCTGGCAACACAGGACGCGCGGCTGAAAGGACTCAAAATTGATGGCAAATCCGATACCGGAACCTATGGCCCGGTTTCAGATTTAGTCCCCGGGGAGTGGCCTGCAAAACATTGGTGGGGGTTGGTGGCCGACACCGTGGGGGCTGACAGCCCGGTGAAAAATGCCACGCTTTTCACTATTGCAGACCTGCGCGGTTCGGTTCCCCTCAAGGCACAATATATCCGTTACAATGATGGAGATGCGGAGGATACCCCCTCAGTCAATGGCTTAAATGGCATCCAGCTCGAACAGAGCACCGGCCTGCCCAGTACGATCCCTCTTGTCCTGACTTTGCGCCAATATGTCCTGCCACGTGTCTACGATTACAATGGTCTGGCGGCCCTGTTTGAAACCTACAAGACGCCGCTTAAGATTTCGGCGACCAAACAGATGTTTGACATCATACCTCCCGGCACCATCCGCGACCTGCAGATTGCCAGCCGGGCGGATTCCTCGATCACCCTCACCTGGACCGCAGTGGGCGACGATTGCACCCGGGTGCGCGCGGCAACCCGGTACGAGATCCGATACAGCGAGAATACCCCGACCGGCAACCGGGACTGGTCGTGGTGGGACGCCGCCAAACTGATCGAGCCGGCGCCGACTCCACGTGCCCCTTCAGCGAAGGAGTTTTTCACGATCAAAGGTCTGGTACCGGAACGCCAGTACTATTTTGCCGTCAATGCCTATGACGAAGCCAACAACTTTGCGCCCTCCATCGCCATGGTCACCAGCGTCACCACGCCGGTCGAACTCACCGCCTTTAAAGCGGCCGTGCAGGAACAGCGGATCGAACTGATGTGGCGCACAGCCAGCGAAAGCAGTAATTATGGTTTTGCGCTGGAACGCCGGCTCGAGCAAGAAGCGGAATGGCGGCAGATCGCCTTCGTCAAGGGCCACGGAACCACCAACATCGCTCAGAACTACCGATACAGCGATGCCGACGCCAAGCCCGGCCGCATCGAATACCGTCTCAGACAGATCGATCTTAACGGCAGTTTTAGCTGGTCCGATCCCGTCGTGATCACCTTTGCGGCTCCGGCCTTCTGGGCGCTGGCGCAGAATTTCCCCAATCCCTTCAACCCGGCGACGACCATCACCTACCAGATTCCCGCCGGCAGCAAGGGGATTGTCGATCTTACCATCTACGACCTGCTCGGGCGGCGGATCCGTAAGCTGGTAGAGGAGGAGGCGCAAGCCGGCTATTATCACAGGAACTGGGATGGTCGCGATGACCAGGGGCTCTTGACAGGCTCCGGCGTCTATATGTACATCCTCTCTTCACCCGAGATGCGCCTGGTTCGGAAGATGATCAAACTGCAATGACCGCCCGGCATTTCCCCCTCATCGTTTAATCAGGTCGTGCGACGCATGACATCGCTGCGTCGCATTTTTTTATTTGTCTTGCCTCCAGGAGAAATCATGTACAATTTTACCTACCGCAATCCGGTGCGTGTGATTTTCGGCAAGGGCAGCATCGCCAGGCTACAAGAGCATATTCCCGCAGGCGCCAAAATTCTTTTAACCTATGGCGGCGGCTCCATAAAACGCAATGGTGTTTACGATCAGGTGGTGCAGGGATTGAGGGGCCATGCGGTGATCGAATTCGGCGGGATCGAAGCCAATCCGCGCTATGAGACCCTGATGCGCGCGGTGGAGATCGCACGCCGCGAAAAGATTGACTTCCTTCTCTCCACCGGTGGCGGCTCTGTACTGGACGGCACCAAATTTATTGCCGCGGCCGTTCCCTTCGCCGGCGCGGATCCCTGGGAGATCCTGAGTCGCCGTGCACCCGTGGCTGCTGCACTCCCCCTGGGCTGCGTCCTCACACTCCCCGCCACAGGCTCGGAGATGAACAGCAATGCGGTGGTTTCGCGCGAATCGACCCGCGAAAAGCGCGCTTTCAGCTCTCCGCTGCTCTATCCCCTCTTCTCGATCCTTGATCCCGAAACTACCATGAGCCTGCCGCCGCGACAGACCGCCAACGGTGTGGTCGATGCCTTTGTGCACGTCTGCGAACAGTACATGACCTGGCCGGTGGCAGCACCCCTGCAGGACCGCCAGGCCGAAGCG is a window from the bacterium genome containing:
- a CDS encoding T9SS type A sorting domain-containing protein codes for the protein MKRVPWMGMVLTLWGTLLFAADIGRNLDPVILKGQDLPSLLGKDIIAFRVYAFDAGEISWHPVPFQVDEDVNGSYYGISNTILDPKDELIFMARDLGDRAGERVWNEEATAVQNPRYEIAVQNPASGTTGYLYLYYSPDLPRSSVSYMNYTNETVYAPTYEAGQDTIKAGGLLTDLVIPVKAGGDGLDLFDEQRLRIQTTADHSATQELTLYIREQWRNKKYDLKTALGGKIGEIDIDAGHSHFDQLVGPIRVIRTNYLKVVLSGYGKISGVFEFNFNQTILLPIGYKFYPDFYEMPFDSIVIDLSKSLTGMEKYGVTLKNSKILLCSTLNSNGMGMRYYTPRLATQDARLKGLKIDGKSDTGTYGPVSDLVPGEWPAKHWWGLVADTVGADSPVKNATLFTIADLRGSVPLKAQYIRYNDGDAEDTPSVNGLNGIQLEQSTGLPSTIPLVLTLRQYVLPRVYDYNGLAALFETYKTPLKISATKQMFDIIPPGTIRDLQIASRADSSITLTWTAVGDDCTRVRAATRYEIRYSENTPTGNRDWSWWDAAKLIEPAPTPRAPSAKEFFTIKGLVPERQYYFAVNAYDEANNFAPSIAMVTSVTTPVELTAFKAAVQEQRIELMWRTASESSNYGFALERRLEQEAEWRQIAFVKGHGTTNIAQNYRYSDADAKPGRIEYRLRQIDLNGSFSWSDPVVITFAAPAFWALAQNFPNPFNPATTITYQIPAGSKGIVDLTIYDLLGRRIRKLVEEEAQAGYYHRNWDGRDDQGLLTGSGVYMYILSSPEMRLVRKMIKLQ
- a CDS encoding iron-containing alcohol dehydrogenase translates to MYNFTYRNPVRVIFGKGSIARLQEHIPAGAKILLTYGGGSIKRNGVYDQVVQGLRGHAVIEFGGIEANPRYETLMRAVEIARREKIDFLLSTGGGSVLDGTKFIAAAVPFAGADPWEILSRRAPVAAALPLGCVLTLPATGSEMNSNAVVSRESTREKRAFSSPLLYPLFSILDPETTMSLPPRQTANGVVDAFVHVCEQYMTWPVAAPLQDRQAEAILMTLVEVGPHLLAHPADYDNRATLMWAATQALNGLIGCGVPQDWATHTIGHEITAAYGLDHAQTLAVVLPALLRHQHQQKQTKLLQFGERIWGINGGSATERAEQAIARTEEFFRSLGVKTRLAEYGIDDAAGLAAIGPRIEARDGRIGEHRDLGAQEITAILKACAA